A region of Zootoca vivipara chromosome 15, rZooViv1.1, whole genome shotgun sequence DNA encodes the following proteins:
- the LOC118097289 gene encoding nicotinamide N-methyltransferase-like, whose amino-acid sequence MIVQMAFTEKDFYAAHFNPKDYLDTYYTFSSGKEEENGFLIFYLKNLHQAFILDAIKGDTLIDIGSGPTIYQFLSACESFREIVATDYCDQNWDEMQRWLRKEPGAFDWSPVVKYVCELEGNREKWEEKEEKVRRAIKQVLKCDVTQASPLGPVAVPPADCLLSSLCLEGACKDLPTYRSAMKNISSLVKPGGHLVLCSILEETYYKVGQRPFSCLYLEQASVEEALKVAGFAVKWLKETKINLPLSVTDAKGVCVAVAQKCQN is encoded by the exons ATGATCGTGCAAATGGCTTTCACTGAAAAAGACTTCTATGCTGCACATTTCAATCCAAAAGATTATTTGGACACCTATTACACCTTCAGctctggaaaagaagaagagaatggCTTTTTGATATTCTACCTGAAAAATCTCCACCAGGCATTCATTTTAG ATGCCATAAAAGGGGACACCCTGATTGATATTGGAAGTGGGCCGACCATCTACCAGTTCCTCTCGGCTTGCGAGTCCTTCCGAGAGATTGTCGCCACAGATTATTGCGATCAGAACTGGGACGAGATGCAACGATGGCTAAGGAAGGAGCCAGGAGCTTTCGACTGGAGCCCGGTGGTGAAATACGTGTGCGAACTGGAGGGTAACAG GGAAAAgtgggaagaaaaggaagaaaaggtccGAAGAGCCATCAAGCAGGTACTGAAATGTGATGTGACCCAGGCCAGCCCATTGGGCCCTGTGGCTGTGCCTCCAGCGGACTGCTTGCTGTCCTCCCTATGCCTGGAAGGTGCCTGCAAAGACCTGCCCACCTACCGCTCTGCCATGAAGAACATCAGCTCCCTTGTCAAACCAGGGGGGCACCTTGTCTTATGCTCTATCCTAGAAGAAACCTACTACAAGGTGGGCCAGCGGCCCTTCTCCTGCCTCTACTTGGAGCAGGCATCTGTGGAGGAAGCCCTCAAGGTGGCAGGCTTTGCTGTCAAGTGGCTCAAGGAGACCAAGATCAACTTGCCGCTCTCTGTGACGGACGCGAAGGGGGTCTGCGTTGCGGTGGCCCAGAAATGCCAGAATTGA
- the LOC118097057 gene encoding nicotinamide N-methyltransferase-like produces MAFTEKDFYAAHFNPKDFLDTYYTFSSGKEDENGFLIFYLKNLHQAFILDDIKGDTLIDIGSGPTIHQFLSACESFREIVATDYCDQNREELQRWLRKDPGAFDWSPVVKYVCELEGNREKWEEKEEKVRRAIKQVLKCDVTQASPLGPVVLPLADCLLSSFCLESACKDLPTYRSALKNISSLVKPGGHLVLGTILEETYYKVGQRPFSCLYLDQASVEEALKGAGFVVKWLKVTKSNLLLSVADAKGVSVVVAQKCQN; encoded by the exons atggctttcacCGAGAAAGACTTCTATGCTGCACATTTCAATCCAAAAGACTTTTTGGACACCTATTACACCTTCAGCTCTGGAAAAGAAGACGAGAATGGCTTTTTGATTTTCTACCTGAAAAATCTCCACCAGGCATTCATTTTAG ATGACATAAAAGGGGACACCCTGATTGATATTGGAAGTGGGCCGACCATCCACCAGTTCCTCTCGGCTTGTGAGTCCTTCCGAGAGATTGTCGCCACAGATTATTGCGATCAGAACCGGGAGGAATTGCAACGATGGCTAAGGAAGGATCCGGGAGCTTTTGACTGGAGTCCAGTGGTGAAATACGTGTGCGAACTGGAGGGTAACAG GGAAAagtgggaagagaaggaagagaaggtccGAAGAGCCATCAAGCAGGTACTGAAATGTGATGTGACCCAGGCCAGCCCATTGGGCCCTGTGGTTCTGCCTCTAGCAGACTGCTTGCTGTCCTCCTTTTGCCTGGAAAGCGCCTGCAAAGACCTGCCCACCTACCGCTCTGCCCTGAAGAACATCAGCTCCCTTGTCAAACCAGGGGGGCACCTTGTCTTAGGCACCATCTTAGAAGAAACCTACTACAAGGTGGGCCAGCGGCCCTTCTCCTGCCTCTACTTGGACCAGGCATCTGTGGAGGAAGCCCTCAAGGGGGCAGGCTTTGTTGTCAAGTGGCTCAAAGTGACCAAGAGCAACTTGCTGCTCTCTGTGGCGGACGCGAAGGGGGTCTCCGTTGTAGTGGCCCAGAAATGCCAGAATTGA